A single region of the Leptodactylus fuscus isolate aLepFus1 chromosome 5, aLepFus1.hap2, whole genome shotgun sequence genome encodes:
- the LOC142204581 gene encoding poly(3-hydroxybutyrate) depolymerase-like: protein MKQYIFLLALIGFCSGQSRLGLYNLESLVSVSGISSGAYMANQFHVSHSGKVVGAALFAGGPFYCAIGNMVTATSACMKFPSTISLIPLKVYTETCASTGLIDPLSNLARGRVFIFSGSKDSVLVQGVAKKLEEYYASYITSGAIKAVYNIAAEHGMPTDSYGGACGSLNKEYINNCNYNGAYEALNHIHVGLQGYLASS from the exons GACAGTCACGTCTGG GCTTGTATAACCTGGAAAGTTTAGTGTCTGTTTCGGGCATATCCTCTGGGGCTTACATGGCCAACCAGTTCCACGTCTCACATTCAGGCAAAGTAGTGGGAGCTGCGCTGTTTGCGGGAG GACCATTCTACTGCGCCATTGGGAACATGGTGACCGCAACAAGCGCTTGTATGAAATTTCCTTCCACCATCAGCCTTATTCCCCTAAAAGTCTATACTGAGACCTGCGCCAGTACCGGGTTAATAGATCCTTTGTCAAATCTGGCACGTGGTCGAGTGTTTATCTTCTCTGGAAGTAAAGACTCTGTTCTTGTCCAGG GTGTGGCCAAAAAACTGGAGGAATATTATGCCTCATATATTACATCTGGAGCCATTAAAGCTGTGTATAATATTGCGGCAGAGCATGGAATG CCTACTGACAGCTATGGCGGAGCCTGTGGATCATTGAACAAAGAATATATTAACAACTGCAACTATAATGGAGCCTACGAGGCTCTGAACCATATCCATGTTGGTCTGCAG GGTTATTTGGCAAGTTCCTAA
- the LOC142204583 gene encoding poly(3-hydroxybutyrate) depolymerase-like codes for MKAFIILLVLVGYCYGQSKLGKYNLESAISVSGLSAGSYMASQFHVAQSKRVIGAGLFAGGPYYCAQGSLISATNACMKLPTSINVATLQSKAQSYVNSLLVDPLSNLANSKVFIFSGTRDNVVVPGVVKKQEEFYASYITNPGGIKTVYDIAAQHGMPTDFYGGACGSTNLDYINNCDYNGAYEALNHIYGGLQKPSSGAQLTGQLILFDQTEFFKLAAPSTYGMDTAGYIYVPAACQSGALFNGFGPGNIWLSQQLLILECKLHIVFHGCLQAREKLGDKYARYTGYNQVADLNNFIILYPQAKSNMSNPNGCWDWWGYSSIAYANKNGYQMTGIERMMLRTMGQY; via the exons ATGAAGGCTTTCATCATCTTGCTCGTCCTGGTTGGCTACTGCTATGGACAGTCAAAGCTTG GAAAATACAATCTTGAAAGTGCTATCTCTGTCTCCGGACTGTCTGCAGGGTCATATATGGCTAGCCAGTTCCATGTTGCCCAGTCTAAGAGGGTTATTGGAGCTGGACTTTTTGCTGGAG GACCATACTACTGTGCCCAGGGAAGCTTGATCTCTGCAACCAATGCTTGTATGAAACTCCCTACAAGTATCAATGTTGCTACACTGCAGAGCAAGGCTCAGAGTTATGTCAACAGTCTACTCGTCGATCCCTTGTCCAATCTCGCCAACAGCAAAGTGTTCATCTTTTCTGGAACTCGTGACAATGTCGTAGTTCCAG GTGTGgtgaagaaacaagaagaatTTTATGCATCCTACATCACCAATCCTGGAGGTATCAAGACTGTGTATGACATTGCAGCTCAGCATGGAATG CCCACAGACTTCTATGGAGGTGCCTGTGGTTCAACCAATCTTGACTATATCAACAACTGTGACTACAATGGGGCCTATGAAGCTCTCAACCACATCTATGGGGGGCTGCAG AAACCAAGCAGTGGTGCTCAACTCACCGGACAG TTGATCTTGTTTGACCAGACTGAATTCTTTAAACTGGCTGCCCCTTCAACATATGGGATGGACACTGCTGGATACATCTACGTTCCTGCAGCATGCCAGAGTGGAGCAC TATTTAATGGCTTTGGTCCTGGTAATATCTGGTTGTCCCAACAGCTTCTAATATTAG AATGCAAGCTTCATATCGTCTTCCATGGATGCCTGCAAGCAAG aGAAAAACTTGGTGACAAATACGCAAGATACACTGGATACAACCAGGTGGCCGATCTGAACAACTTCATCATCCTGTATCCTCAGGCCAAGTCCAACATGTCTAACCCCAATGGATGCTGGGACTG GTGGGGATACAGCAGCATTGCATACG CTAACAAGAACGGATATCAAATGACTGGAATTGAGAGGATGATGCTGAGGACCATGGGACAGTACTAA
- the LOC142204582 gene encoding uncharacterized protein LOC142204582: MDTAGYVYVPTACMNGARCRIHIAFHGCLQGRDKVGDRFARYAGYNQVADLNNFIILYPQARSILTNPNGCWDWWGYTGIAYATKNSFQVTGVQRMMLRTMGQY, from the exons ATGGACACAGCAGGCTATGTGTATGTTCCCACAGCTTGTATGAACGGAGCAA GGTGCAGGATCCATATTGCATTCCATGGCTGTCTTCAGGGCAG gGATAAAGTTGGTGACAGGTTTGCCAGATACGCCGGGTACAACCAAGTGGCCGATCTCAATAACTTTATCATCCTCTATCCTCAAGCCAGATCCATCCTGACCAACCCCAATGGATGCTGGGACTG GTGGGGTTACACCGGCATAGCCTATG CCACCAAGAACTCCTTCCAGGTGACCGGAGTGCAGAGAATGATGCTTAGAACTATGGGGCAATATTAA